Proteins co-encoded in one Solea senegalensis isolate Sse05_10M linkage group LG8, IFAPA_SoseM_1, whole genome shotgun sequence genomic window:
- the sbds gene encoding ribosome maturation protein SBDS, with product MSIFTPTNQIRLTNVAVVRMKKGGKRFEIACYKNKVMSWRSGAEKDLDEVLQTSSVFVNVSKGQVAKKDDLTKAFGTDDLTEICKQILAKGELQVSDKERQSQLETMFRDIATIVAEKCVNPETKRPYTVNLIERGMKDIHYSVKANKSTKQQALEVIRQLKETMEIQRAHMRLRLVLPAKEAKKLKEKLKPLLQVVESEDFDEELEMVCLVDPGCYREIDELIRFETKGRGTLEVLSLKDVEEGDEKL from the exons atgtCGATATTCACGCCAACTAATCAAATACGGCTGACGAATGTGGCGGTGGTGAGGATGAAAAAGGGAGGGAAGCGTTTTGAAATCGCCtgttacaagaataaagttatGAGCTGGAGATCCGGAGC agagaAAGACTTGGATGAGGTTCTGCAGACATCCTCTGTTTTTGTCAACGTGTCAAAGGGTCAGGTGGCAAAGAAGGATGATTTGACCAAAGCCTTCGGGACGGATGACCTGACCGAAATCTGTAAACAG ATCTTGGCCAAAGGAGAACTCCAGGTGTCAGACAAGGAGAGGCAGAGTCAGCTGGAGACGATGTTCAGGGACATTGCGACAATTGTGGCAGAGAAGTGTGTCAACCCTGAGACCAAGAGGCCCTACACTGTCAATCTGATTGAGCGAGGGATGAAGGACATCCACTACTCTGTTAAAGCCAACAAGAGCACGAAGCAGCAG GCTCTGGAAGTGATTCGACAGCTGAAGGAGACCATGGAGATCCAGCGAGCCCACATGAGGCTGCGGTTGGTGCTGCCAGCCAAAGAGGCCAAGAAGCTGAAAGAGAAGCTGAAACCACTCCTGCAAGTCGTGGAGAGTGAAGACTTCGATGAGGAGCTGgaaatg GTCTGTCTGGTGGATCCCGGCTGCTACAGGGAGATCGATGAGCTGATTCGCTTTGAGACCAAAGGCCGAGGCACTCTGGAGGTTCTCAGTCTGAAGGATGTGGAGGAAGGAGATGAGAAACTATAG
- the cldnf gene encoding claudin f, translating to MGRIGKETAGQIISFIGLVGVAVTCGIPMWRVTSYIGANIVTGQIIWDGLWMNCVMQSTGQMQCKLNESVMRLTPDLQAARALVIISLVFGFIGFIITFIGAKCTSCLKKDSSKANVVIIGGCLLILAAILVLIPVCWSATITISDFTSTLTIETQKREIGASIYIGWASAAILLIGGIILTTSCPPQKPMYGYYPPGQMYPYSGPATNPATYGPVYAPASSRPYTASGTYVPAKPYAVPSTYSVRQYQ from the coding sequence ATGGGGAGGATTGGCAAGGAAACAGCAGGTCAGATCATAAGCTTCATAGGCCTGGTTGGGGTGGCGGTGACCTGCGGCATCCCCATGTGGAGAGTGACTTCCTACATCGGCGCAAACATCGTGACTGGCCAGATTATCTGGGATGGACTGTGGATGAACTGTGTGATGCAGAGCACGGGACAAATGCAGTGCAAGCTGAACGAGTCTGTGATGAGGCTGACCCCGGATCTGCAAGCCGCCCGTGCTCTGGTCATCATCTCGCTTGTCTTTGGTTTCATCGGcttcatcatcaccttcattGGAGCCAAGTGCACCAGCTGCTTGAAGAAAGATTCCTCAAAGGCCAATGTGGTCATCATCGGCGGCTGTCTGCTCATTCTTGCCGCCATCCTGGTGCTGATCCCGGTCTGCTGGTCTGCAACCATCACCATCTCGGACTTCACGAGCACCTTGACCATCGAGACGCAGAAGAGGGAAATCGGTGCCTCCATCTACATCGGCTGGGCCTCTGCTGCAATTCTCCTGATCGGTGGGATCATCCTGACCACCTCATGTCCTCCTCAAAAACCCATGTATGGATACTACCCACCTGGACAAATGTACCCGTACTCAGGCCCAGCGACAAACCCAGCGACGTATGGTCCTGTGTACGCCCCTGCATCCAGCCGACCGTACACAGCATCAGGGACATATGTCCCCGCCAAACCATACGCAGTACCAAGTACATACTCTGTCAGGCAGTACCAGTAA
- the LOC122772984 gene encoding claudin-4-like — translation MALQELGISLSMIGVAGTILICSLPMWKVTAFIGTHLVVMQVFWEGLWMTCVSEYTGQMQCKLYDALLDLSPDLQAARGLICISLVLGCLGFLIFLLGARCTNCLGHPGIKARVVLSSGAIFCLSSLTTVTAVAWTANTVISDFHNPRVPEALKRELGAAIYIGFVTSGLVFCGGAILCTSCPPQRARFPNSGYTRARTPPQGSYAFKNYV, via the coding sequence ATGGCTCTGCAGGAGCTGGGCATCAGCCTGTCGATGATAGGTGTTGCTGGGACCATCCTGATCTGCTCCCTGCCCATGTGGAAGGTGACTGCATTCATCGGCACCCATCTGGTGGTCATGCAGGTGTTCTGGGAGGGTCTGTGGATGACCTGTGTCAGCGAGTACACTGGTCAGATGCAGTGTAAGCTCTATGACGCCCTGCTGGACCTGTCACCTGACCTCCAGGCAGCCCGCGGCCTCATCTGCATCAGCCTGGTCCTGGGATGTTTGGGCTTCCTCATCTTCCTGCTGGGTGCCCGCTGCACCAACTGCCTGGGCCACCCGGGGATCAAGGCTCGGGTGGTGCTGAGCTCCGGTGCCATCTTCTGCCTGTCGTCGCTGACCACCGTAACTGCTGTTGCCTGGACGGCCAACACCGTCATCAGTGACTTCCACAACCCGCGTGTCCCTGAGGCCCTGAAGAGAGAGCTCGGAGCAGCCATTTATATTGGCTTTGTCACTTCTGGGCTGGTCTTCTGCGGCGGCGCCATTCTGTGCACAAGCTGCCCACCACAGAGGGCCAGGTTCCCCAACAGTGGCTACACACGTGCCAGGACCCCCCCACAGGGCAGCTACGCCTTCAAGAACTACGTCTGA
- the LOC122772987 gene encoding claudin-4-like, with product MIRHLELAALGLAFIGWLCATITRCQALWKVSGTLDNNTATLPAYWDGVWLEWDHWDLAHDGSLHCSFYQSLMTLSGSFRTWRALINAAIGTGALAVLVCGVGAVWFPTRGQVKVSSGVLFVLSGFLLLVPTAWTCHHSSQPLEGAVLLRRDWGPALYFGWISFALMTVGGLFLTTRCPTAPAPQQPAEDRYPHSEDESSHPLSRINRAVFTNSQCERRSEQPI from the coding sequence ATGATCCGGCATCTGGAGCTCGCCGCCCTCGGTCTGGCCTTCATCGGGTGGCTCTGTGCCACGATAACACGCTGCCAGGCGCTCTGGAAGGTCAGTGGCACCCTGGACAACAACACAGCGACTCTACCTGCCTACTGGGACGGGGTGTGGCTAGAGTGGGATCACTGGGACCTGGCACACGATGGCAGCCTGCACTGCTCGTTCTACCAGTCACTCATGACTCTTTCTGGGAGTTTTCGGACATGGAGGGCCCTCATCAACGCCGCCATCGGGACAGGGGCTTTAGCTGTGTTGGTCTGTGGCGTAGGAGCAGTGTGGTTCCCAACACGAGGCCAGGTTAAAGTGTCTTCTGgtgttctctttgttttgtctggGTTCCTGCTGCTGGTTCCCACAGCCTGGACGTGTCACCACAGCAGCCAGCCACTGGAGGGTGCTGTGCTGCTGAGAAGAGACTGGGGACCCGCTCTGTACTTTGGATGGATCTCCTTTGCTTTGATGACAGTCGGAGGGTTGTTTCTCACCACGAGATGCCCCACTGCGCCTGCCCCTCAGCAGCCTGCAGAGGACAGGTATCCACACTCAGAGGACGAGTCCAGTCATCCTCTGAGCAGAATCAACAGAGCTGTGTTCACAAACAGTCAGTGTGAGCGCAGGTCAGAACAACCCATCTGA
- the LOC122772991 gene encoding claudin-6-like, with translation MCHSLIFSFTNHTHLTHFTCSRNPSLFSRLIMVSLGRQMLGFALAIIGFLGTIIVCALPMWKVTAFIGANIVTAQVIWEGLWMNCVTQSTGQMQCKIYDSLLALPQDLQAARALVVIAIIVSAFGVILGIAGGKCTNFVENQSAKAKVAIAAGIVFICAGVLILIPVCWSANTIIRDFYNPIMTNTHRETQRTMASMGMQMAGCALALLGWIGVIIVCGAPMWRVSAFIGNNIVTSQIIWEGIWMSCVVQSTGQMQCKVYDSMLALSADLQAARALTVVSIITGIAGLLIAFAGGKCTNFVAEERAKARASVAAGVVLIISGLLCLIPVCWTAGSIIRNFYSPLLIDAQKRELGASLYIGWGAGALLLLGGGLLCATCPPKEDHPPSVNYLLNKSTNKDTSFRSLTPTKTYI, from the exons ATGTGCCACAGTCTTATATTCAGCTTTACAAACCACACTCATCTGACACACTTTACTTGCTCCAGAAACCCTTCACTCTTCAGCAGACTCATCATGGTGTCATTGGGACGACAGATGCTGGGCTTTGCCCTGGCCATCATCGGCTTCCTGGGGACGATCATCGTGTGCGCCCTCCCCATGTGGAAGGTCACGGCCTTTATTGGAGCCAACATTGTGACAGCGCAGGTCATCTGGGAAGGCTTATGGATGAACTGTGTCACGCAGAGCACGGGCCAGATGCAGTGCAAGATCTACGACTCTCTCCTGGCTCTACCTCAGGACCTCCAGGCCGCCAGGGCTCTCGTGGTCATCGCCATTATCGTCTCGGCCTTCGGCGTCATCCTGGGCATTGCCGGTGGCAAGTGCACCAACTTTGTGGAGAACCAGAGCGCCAAAGCCAAGGTGGCCATCGCCGCAGGGATTGTCTTCATTTGCGCTGGTGTTCTCATCCTCATCCCTGTGTGCTGGTCTGCCAACACCATCATCAGGGATTTCTACAACCCAATCATGACCAAC ACGCACAGAGAGACTCAGAGGACAATGGCTTCCATGGGCATGCAGATGGCCGGCTGTGCTCTGGCCCTTTTGGGCTGGATTGGGGTGATCATCGTCTGTGGCGCGCCCATGTGGAGGGTCTCCGCTTTCATTGGCAACAACATAGTGACATCACAGATCATATGGGAGGGCATCTGGATGAGCTGCGTGGTTCAGAGCACAGGCCAGATGCAGTGTAAGGTGTACGACTCCATGTTGGCTCTGAGCGCAGACCTGCAGGCGGCTCGAGCCCTCACTGTGGTTTCCATCATCACGGGCATCGCGGGGCTCCTCATCGCTTTCGCTGGTGGGAAGTGCACCAACTTCGTCGCAGAGGAGAGGGCCAAGGCGAGGGCCTCAGTGGCGGCCGGCGTGGTGCTGATCATCAGTGGGCTCCTCTGCCTCATCCCAGTTTGCTGGACTGCCGGCTCCATCATCAGGAACTTTTACAGCCCTCTGCTTATAGACGCACAGAAGAGGGAGCTCGGGGCCTCGCTGTACATCGGCTGGGGAGCCGGGGCCCTGCTGCTCCTGGGAGGGGGGCTCCTGTGTGCCACCTGTCCCCCCAAAGAAGACCATCCCCCATCTGTGAACTACCTCCTCAACAAGTCAACCAATAAAGACACTTCGTTCCGATCCTTGACACCAACAAAGACATATATTTGA